The following are from one region of the Gryllotalpicola protaetiae genome:
- a CDS encoding alternate-type signal peptide domain-containing protein, with the protein MNKLIKGAVAGAAGIALLLGGAGTFAAWNSSKTATPGTGVQTGHLSIDAATADGWYSDSSLTSGVDTANFHAVPGDTLYYKATATIAATGDNLAAKIGVDPTTLGATLGNKGATGTVTASVLKVTGTGITDDNGVYSFDATGSDIIATVVIEVDFPFGDDTENTLADGQGASISLNPIDITLTQIEKTA; encoded by the coding sequence ATGAACAAGCTCATCAAGGGCGCCGTCGCGGGCGCCGCAGGTATCGCTCTGCTCCTCGGCGGGGCGGGCACCTTCGCCGCGTGGAACAGCAGCAAAACCGCAACACCGGGGACCGGCGTTCAGACCGGCCACCTCTCCATCGACGCTGCGACGGCCGACGGCTGGTACAGCGACAGCTCATTGACCAGCGGGGTCGACACCGCCAACTTCCATGCTGTCCCGGGCGACACCCTCTACTACAAGGCGACCGCGACGATCGCCGCGACCGGCGACAACCTCGCTGCGAAGATCGGCGTCGATCCCACCACGCTCGGAGCGACCCTCGGGAACAAGGGCGCCACCGGCACTGTGACCGCCTCCGTCCTTAAGGTCACCGGAACCGGCATCACCGATGACAACGGGGTCTACTCGTTCGATGCGACCGGCAGCGACATCATTGCCACCGTGGTCATCGAGGTGGACTTCCCGTTCGGCGATGACACCGAGAACACGCTTGCAGACGGCCAGGGGGCCAGCATCAGCCTCAACCCGATTGACATCACGCTGACGCAGATCGAGAAGACCGCCTAG
- the fgd gene encoding glucose-6-phosphate dehydrogenase (coenzyme-F420), with amino-acid sequence MTLKLGYKASAEQFGARELVELTVEAEAHGMESAFISDHFQPWRHEGGHAPFALTWLAAAGERTSTITLGTSVMTPHYRYNPAVIAQAFGSLGVLYPGRIILGVGTGEALNEVATGWQGAGEQGWPDFKERFARLRESVRLIRALWNGERVSFEGEYYSTHDASIYDKPEAPIPVYIAAGGPTVARYVGRAADGFICTSGKGRALYEDELVPAVAEGAEAANRQASAIDHTIEIKLSYDRDAELALENTRFWAPLSLSKEQKHDIKDPVEMEKAADALPIEQVAQRWIVGSDPEKVVSDIKQYVDWGFTHLVFHAPGHDQRRFLTQFEEDLAPLLRAL; translated from the coding sequence ATGACTCTGAAGCTGGGTTACAAGGCATCTGCTGAGCAGTTCGGTGCGCGCGAACTGGTTGAGCTCACCGTCGAGGCTGAGGCGCACGGCATGGAGAGTGCGTTCATCTCCGATCACTTCCAGCCGTGGCGGCACGAGGGCGGTCATGCCCCCTTCGCGCTGACTTGGCTGGCCGCGGCCGGCGAGCGCACCAGCACGATCACCCTCGGCACGAGCGTGATGACCCCGCACTACCGATACAACCCGGCGGTGATCGCGCAGGCGTTCGGCAGCCTCGGCGTCCTCTACCCGGGCCGCATCATCCTCGGTGTCGGCACCGGCGAGGCGCTCAACGAGGTGGCGACCGGCTGGCAGGGCGCCGGCGAGCAGGGCTGGCCCGACTTCAAGGAACGGTTCGCGCGCCTGCGGGAATCAGTCCGCCTGATCCGCGCGCTGTGGAACGGCGAGCGCGTGAGCTTCGAGGGGGAGTACTACTCGACCCACGACGCGAGCATCTACGACAAGCCCGAGGCGCCGATCCCGGTGTACATCGCGGCCGGCGGCCCGACGGTGGCCCGCTACGTGGGCCGCGCCGCCGACGGTTTCATCTGCACCAGCGGCAAGGGCCGGGCTCTCTATGAAGACGAGCTTGTGCCGGCGGTTGCCGAAGGCGCAGAGGCGGCGAACAGGCAGGCATCCGCCATCGATCACACCATCGAGATCAAGCTGAGCTACGACCGCGACGCCGAACTGGCGCTCGAGAACACGCGCTTCTGGGCCCCGCTGTCGCTCAGCAAAGAGCAGAAGCACGACATCAAGGACCCGGTCGAGATGGAGAAGGCGGCGGATGCCTTGCCGATCGAGCAGGTCGCGCAGCGCTGGATCGTGGGCAGCGACCCCGAGAAGGTCGTCTCAGACATCAAGCAGTACGTCGACTGGGGCTTCACCCACCTCGTCTTCCACGCCCCCGGCCACGACCAGCGCCGCTTCCTGACCCAGTTCGAAGAAGACCTCGCGCCGCTCCTGCGCGCTCTCTGA
- the wecB gene encoding non-hydrolyzing UDP-N-acetylglucosamine 2-epimerase, protein MLPALDHTAARHLDTEFENAARWGALGPVVLFIVGTRPEAIKMLPVITAFRERRRSRVVVVSTGQHAGLVREVLALGGIRPDVEFPELATGRTLNAMFAHVTKCMDDYLRTTFPSEPGHPDFPVAALVHGDTTSAAAAALACFQSHIPIGHVEAGLRTGDTLSPFPEELNRQLIARIATAHFAPTAVNFENLVREGVPMSRIFVTGNTAIDALLSVAALRTPYSDPRLEELDATATGPIVVVTAHRRESWGDGLRSIATGVRELAELYPHARIVVPLHPNPSVRATLSEILAGIPNVLLTEPLEYAQFARLLGRATVVVTDSGGIQEEAPALGVPVIVTRETTERTEGIDAGTLELVGTDAARIVAAVRRLLDDADEYRYRSTRANPYGDGHAAERIALASEHIVFGTELPQPFQLTLDRGRVLRSVGRADGTRHAA, encoded by the coding sequence ATGCTTCCCGCACTCGACCACACCGCCGCCCGGCACCTCGACACCGAGTTCGAGAACGCCGCCCGCTGGGGCGCCCTCGGCCCCGTCGTGCTGTTCATCGTGGGGACCCGGCCCGAAGCGATCAAGATGCTTCCCGTCATCACGGCGTTCCGCGAGCGCCGCCGCTCTCGCGTCGTCGTGGTCTCGACCGGCCAGCACGCGGGGCTGGTGCGTGAGGTGCTCGCGCTCGGTGGCATCCGCCCTGACGTCGAGTTCCCCGAGCTCGCAACCGGTCGCACGCTCAACGCGATGTTCGCCCACGTGACGAAATGCATGGACGACTACCTGCGCACGACCTTCCCGAGCGAGCCGGGTCACCCGGATTTTCCCGTGGCTGCGCTGGTCCACGGCGACACCACGAGCGCGGCCGCCGCGGCGCTCGCCTGTTTTCAGTCCCACATCCCGATCGGTCACGTCGAGGCGGGTCTGCGCACCGGCGACACCCTCTCCCCGTTCCCCGAAGAGCTCAACCGTCAGCTGATCGCCCGCATCGCGACGGCGCACTTCGCGCCGACGGCGGTGAACTTCGAGAACCTCGTCCGCGAGGGTGTCCCGATGTCGCGCATCTTCGTCACGGGCAATACCGCGATCGACGCGCTGCTGTCCGTCGCGGCGCTGCGCACTCCGTACTCCGACCCGCGTCTTGAGGAGCTCGACGCCACCGCGACCGGGCCGATCGTCGTCGTGACCGCCCACCGGCGCGAGAGCTGGGGCGACGGCCTGCGCAGCATCGCCACCGGTGTCCGTGAGCTCGCCGAGCTCTATCCGCATGCCCGCATCGTCGTTCCCCTGCACCCGAACCCGAGCGTGCGGGCGACGCTCAGCGAGATCCTCGCAGGCATCCCCAATGTCCTCCTCACCGAACCGCTCGAATACGCGCAGTTCGCGCGCCTGCTCGGCCGCGCCACGGTGGTCGTCACCGACTCGGGCGGAATCCAGGAGGAAGCGCCGGCGCTCGGCGTGCCGGTGATCGTCACGCGTGAGACCACCGAGCGCACCGAGGGCATCGATGCGGGCACGCTCGAATTGGTGGGCACGGATGCCGCGCGGATCGTCGCCGCCGTGCGGCGCCTGCTCGACGATGCTGACGAGTACAGGTACCGCAGCACCCGCGCGAACCCGTATGGCGACGGTCATGCTGCCGAGCGCATCGCCCTCGCCAGCGAGCACATCGTGTTCGGAACCGAGCTGCCGCAGCCGTTCCAGCTGACCCTCGACCGCGGCCGGGTGCTTCGCAGCGTCGGCCGGGCAGACGGCACGAGGCATGCGGCGTGA
- a CDS encoding glycosyltransferase, translating to MSPFPWWDVTGDAPIWVAVTFWAIYALVTLMFVQAIAIGVSAARHALRHRRRRAATGAGTPNANPGPTADDFLWVFLVPALNEEVTIRDSVSRLEQVDVAHRVIVVIDDGSDDRTGDILAGMNVPGLRVLTRRAPNARRGKAAALNAAYFHVRDTVLAEPEFAAFDTAHVIVGVVDADGRLDPAAPRVLATRFADVTVGGAQVLVRIYNRKHPLACAQDLEFGIFGHVVQAGRSSWGSANMGGNGQFNRLAALEQVATGAGPWRDRLTEDQDLGVRLVQHGWRSIHENRVTVEQQGLSSLRRLYRQRTRWAQGAWQAIGLSASVRRMPHALYARLDALLYLLTPIVQLLVAADLVFDFGYTLIEHESPLAARLLIALVVFTPSIAAVLPAAIVAGARRRGVVGVLWGIVVGAVLYPIYTWLLVPTLFHALIRQLCGVTSWTKTAREAIA from the coding sequence GTGAGTCCGTTTCCGTGGTGGGATGTCACCGGCGACGCACCGATCTGGGTCGCCGTGACGTTCTGGGCGATCTATGCGCTGGTCACGCTGATGTTCGTGCAGGCGATCGCGATCGGCGTCTCTGCTGCGCGGCACGCGCTGCGGCATCGCAGGCGGCGCGCCGCGACGGGTGCAGGCACGCCCAACGCCAACCCCGGCCCCACCGCCGATGACTTCCTCTGGGTGTTCCTCGTGCCCGCGCTCAACGAAGAGGTGACGATCCGCGACAGCGTGTCGCGACTTGAGCAGGTCGATGTGGCGCATCGCGTCATCGTCGTCATCGACGACGGTTCCGACGACCGCACGGGCGACATCCTCGCGGGCATGAACGTGCCGGGTCTGCGCGTGCTGACCCGTCGTGCGCCGAATGCGCGCCGCGGCAAGGCCGCCGCCCTCAACGCGGCATATTTCCACGTGCGCGACACCGTGCTGGCCGAGCCCGAGTTCGCGGCGTTCGACACGGCGCACGTCATCGTCGGCGTCGTCGACGCAGACGGAAGGCTCGACCCCGCCGCCCCGCGCGTGCTCGCGACGCGCTTCGCCGACGTGACCGTCGGCGGGGCGCAGGTTCTCGTCAGGATCTACAACCGCAAGCATCCGCTCGCCTGTGCTCAAGATCTGGAGTTCGGGATCTTCGGTCACGTCGTCCAGGCCGGGCGCAGCAGCTGGGGGTCGGCGAACATGGGCGGGAACGGCCAGTTCAATCGCCTGGCCGCACTCGAGCAGGTCGCGACCGGCGCGGGCCCGTGGCGCGACCGCCTCACCGAAGATCAGGATCTCGGCGTGCGGCTCGTGCAGCACGGGTGGCGCAGCATCCACGAGAACCGGGTGACCGTCGAGCAGCAGGGTCTGTCGTCGCTGCGGCGCCTCTACCGGCAGCGCACGCGATGGGCCCAGGGCGCATGGCAGGCGATCGGCCTGTCCGCCTCGGTGCGACGGATGCCGCACGCCCTCTATGCCCGGCTGGACGCGTTGCTCTACCTGCTCACCCCGATCGTGCAGCTGTTGGTGGCCGCCGACCTCGTCTTCGATTTCGGTTACACGCTCATCGAGCACGAGAGCCCACTGGCGGCGCGTCTTCTCATCGCGCTCGTCGTCTTCACGCCGTCGATCGCCGCCGTCTTGCCGGCCGCGATCGTCGCGGGCGCACGGCGCCGCGGCGTCGTCGGCGTGCTGTGGGGCATCGTCGTGGGGGCCGTGCTGTACCCGATCTACACGTGGCTGCTGGTGCCGACGCTGTTCCACGCGCTGATCCGGCAGCTGTGCGGTGTGACGAGCTGGACGAAGACCGCGCGCGAGGCGATCGCGTAG
- a CDS encoding SGNH/GDSL hydrolase family protein, with product MPRNPQRPVGGTGVLTYVGVAVLLVAAVAVAVFALTKNSGGNLSAVAAGYTPPTLSSAESTPAVAPSTSPAATASSPAPTRSAPASDHPARVVFVGDGYAHSDDATDAAHGFPALVGAAEGWKVDVVSCALAGYVAKGSCGTNYAGLIPQIVAASPDIVIVTGGRNDVPSAASTAAAATDFFTQLAAAVPAATVYAVSPVWDSSHGQAALGVVQQAVQTAARAHGASYLDIGEPLRDHPEFITAGSVLPNDAGYAALAAAIEKALPPPSAG from the coding sequence GTGCCCCGGAACCCTCAACGCCCCGTCGGCGGTACCGGTGTACTCACCTACGTCGGCGTCGCCGTGTTGCTCGTCGCCGCGGTCGCTGTCGCCGTCTTCGCGCTCACCAAGAACAGCGGCGGCAACCTGTCGGCCGTGGCCGCCGGCTACACGCCGCCGACGCTGTCGTCGGCTGAGAGCACCCCCGCGGTCGCACCGTCGACGAGCCCGGCCGCCACGGCGTCGAGCCCCGCGCCGACACGCTCTGCTCCGGCATCCGATCACCCTGCCCGCGTCGTCTTCGTCGGCGACGGCTATGCGCACTCCGACGACGCCACCGACGCCGCACACGGCTTCCCCGCCCTCGTCGGCGCCGCCGAGGGGTGGAAGGTCGACGTGGTCTCGTGCGCCCTCGCCGGCTATGTCGCCAAAGGGTCGTGCGGAACGAACTACGCCGGGCTCATTCCTCAGATCGTCGCCGCTTCGCCCGACATCGTCATCGTGACCGGCGGCCGCAACGACGTGCCCAGCGCCGCTTCCACGGCCGCCGCCGCGACTGACTTCTTCACGCAGCTCGCCGCCGCAGTGCCCGCGGCGACCGTCTATGCGGTCTCGCCCGTCTGGGACAGCAGCCACGGTCAGGCAGCGCTCGGCGTCGTGCAGCAGGCCGTGCAGACCGCGGCGAGGGCGCACGGCGCGAGCTATCTCGACATCGGCGAACCGCTGCGCGACCACCCGGAGTTCATCACCGCCGGCAGCGTTCTGCCGAACGACGCCGGCTACGCCGCATTGGCGGCGGCGATCGAGAAGGCGCTGCCTCCTCCGAGCGCCGGCTGA
- a CDS encoding CPBP family intramembrane glutamic endopeptidase produces MTDTPRAAASNATPRATVALAWAIGALIVAVVLALTFPAWRYKVSYPVMLTSTYLLTWGPLVIALIATVVFWRKFLGFRAIDIYLGLMIGVVGRAVGIIIQFFATGRMPASDIILGSVGGVYVFTSVIAPVVIAPLIEEPFFRGLLQGSLGRFLRPWGALIITAVIFTVVHTIADGWSWTLIVTLLVFALLAGYVTQQTKRLAPAIVGHAVFNGLAALITWPW; encoded by the coding sequence ATGACTGACACGCCTCGAGCCGCTGCCAGCAACGCCACACCGCGGGCGACCGTCGCGCTGGCATGGGCGATCGGCGCGCTCATCGTCGCCGTGGTGCTCGCGTTGACGTTCCCGGCCTGGCGCTACAAGGTGTCGTACCCCGTGATGCTCACGTCGACCTATCTGCTGACCTGGGGGCCGCTCGTCATCGCACTGATCGCGACGGTCGTCTTCTGGCGGAAGTTCCTCGGGTTCCGTGCCATCGACATCTACCTCGGCCTCATGATCGGCGTCGTCGGCCGCGCCGTCGGCATCATCATCCAGTTCTTCGCCACGGGAAGAATGCCTGCCAGCGACATCATTCTGGGCAGCGTCGGCGGGGTCTATGTCTTCACCTCGGTCATCGCGCCCGTGGTCATCGCGCCGCTCATCGAAGAGCCGTTCTTCCGCGGGCTGCTGCAGGGGTCGCTCGGCCGCTTCCTTCGGCCGTGGGGCGCGCTCATCATCACCGCGGTCATCTTCACGGTCGTGCACACCATCGCCGACGGCTGGTCGTGGACGCTGATCGTCACCCTGCTCGTCTTCGCGCTGCTCGCCGGCTACGTCACCCAGCAGACGAAGCGGCTCGCGCCCGCCATCGTCGGGCACGCCGTCTTCAACGGGCTCGCGGCGTTGATCACCTGGCCGTGGTGA